One genomic segment of Deltaproteobacteria bacterium includes these proteins:
- a CDS encoding class I SAM-dependent methyltransferase, with translation MNAEKSKRVCPVERAGGLDNWIRRLLQNPKKILRPYIEKGMTALDMGCGPGFFTTELSKMIGGSGKVIAVDLQEGMLEKLRQKIKGTVLEQRIELHKCSNDIIGVTEKVDFVLAFYMVHEVPDQDKLFGELLSILKPKAKILVIEPSFHVSKESFENMIDKVKSIGLEVIGRPKVSFSRAVLLTNKDKK, from the coding sequence GTGAATGCCGAAAAGAGTAAAAGGGTTTGTCCTGTTGAAAGGGCTGGTGGACTTGATAACTGGATAAGAAGATTACTGCAAAACCCGAAAAAAATACTAAGACCATACATCGAGAAAGGAATGACAGCCCTTGATATGGGCTGCGGACCAGGCTTTTTTACGACAGAATTATCTAAAATGATCGGTGGTTCAGGTAAGGTTATTGCCGTTGATTTACAAGAAGGGATGCTTGAGAAGCTAAGACAAAAGATTAAAGGAACAGTATTAGAACAAAGAATTGAATTACATAAGTGTTCAAATGATATTATCGGTGTTACGGAAAAGGTGGATTTTGTTTTAGCATTCTACATGGTCCATGAGGTGCCGGATCAGGATAAGCTATTCGGAGAACTGCTATCGATCTTAAAACCAAAAGCAAAGATACTGGTCATTGAACCTTCGTTTCATGTTTCAAAAGAGTCATTCGAAAACATGATAGATAAAGTAAAAAGTATCGGATTGGAGGTTATCGGAAGACCCAAAGTATCTTTTAGCAGGGCAGTATTGCTAACAAACAAGGACAAAAAATGA